The following nucleotide sequence is from Corylus avellana chromosome ca7, CavTom2PMs-1.0.
aatacaactaaaggattaatgtatgcaaattaaggggctcaaatatacaatatttggcacttatcaccaACTTTCTTAAGCCTCTTGACAATTGGTTTGCCAACTGGTTTAAGTTGCTTATGCTTCTTTAATCCTTTTGGTCCAGAACGAGAAGCATAGTTAACTATGACTTTGGACATTAGGATGTCTTCCGCTGCGATTAACTCATTCATCAATTTTGCCAAAGTGGATTCATTTTTGTTCATCAACATATTTAGCCGTAACTGATTGAAAGAATTTGGCAGGGAGTGTAGAATCACATCTACCTGAGATTCCCCATCAATCTCAACACCCAGCACCTCCAATGTATTAAGCATGACTATCATGGCCAAACAATGTTCCCTTACTAGAGTTCCTTTAGCCATTTTTGTGTTCAAAAAAGTTATCATCGTGTCTAACTTAGTAGCATGACTCTGCTCTCCAAACATCTCTTTCAAGATAGTCATCATGTACGCAGCATGATTCACATCTTGAAGTTGATGTTGGATTACGTTTAACATTGAAGCCAAAACGTAACACTTGGTCATCTCATCGAATTTCATCCAGGGAATAAATCGTTGTTTCATCCTTAGATGCCTTAGCAACTGGCTCATTTGGACAAGCCTCGGTCAGCACAAATTTGTGCCCCTTAGCAGTGAGCACAATGTCTAGATTACGTTTCGAGTCAATGTAATTCGGACCTATAAgcttattttgatttaaaatagtGGAGAATGGGATGAATGAAGACATTTTTGTttctgaaaaaatatttttattttgaccaTGTATTAGACATATGATTTTTAAGCAATAAATAAGATATGTAAACCCAATCAAAACATATAGCATTTAAAAGCTTTGGCTGCTAAATCCTATAATTAAAAACACCCTTTGTAGGGAGCAGGGCCCATGGCCAAGGCGAGGTGTCCTTAATTACCTGGACTTAGGTGAGACTGACATCTCATCATTAATGTTATTACCCCATTGATGAACAACATGTTTTGTAGTCTCTAGTCTCAAGATAACATAGCTCCTTTGGGAGATTAATATCTTAGACCAGTCAAGTGTTTCACTGTCAATTATATTTGACCTAATCGTTTTATTAAATCCACATTGATGTGGTCGCCATCAATGCTTAATCAGTCTCCTCTATCCTTTCAGAAATCTACTCATAATCCATGAAGTAAGATGACACCCTTCTTATGGAGCAGGGCCCATGGCCAAGGTGAGGTGCCGTTTACTTCATCATTTACGATAGACTTATGACGAAGATTGCTAGATTCATATTTGATTCTTTCActtgatattttaaaaacttatggGTTTTTCCAGGAGTTGCAATCCCTTTACAACTTAGACCTTGTCacatttatttcaaaagaaacAACTTTTCCTAACCAATTTAGGAATATAACTATATTCATATTTCTTGATGTTTAATAGGTCAAACATCAATCTCTAAAGAAATTGATAATTTATCTATTAACTATGTAATATTTCATACTATCTACATTAGGAGAATCTTACCATGAACTATAGTTACCAAGGAAACGTTTAATCCATGAATCAAATTCATGATTGATATGTCGAATTGCCTTAATTATGCCGAACACATAATTAGCTTTTTATGTGGTATTGTGGTTTTTCAACCATGACACCACATTTGTATGATTTTTCAATCGTTACAATAACCCATCAACAATCAAAtgattttaaatgaataaaaccATTTATTGTTGTTTAAAGAATTCTTTAGAAAACTTTGAACAATTTCATGCTTCTTTTGACACAAACATGAAATACAATTTTCAAGAATATTCAAAACTCCATGAAATCAAtcttgtaaaatttttattttgtgtcccCAAACCATTGTATCATATATACAACACattttataatcaaatttctataaattttgAATATCACACAAAATAGATTTTTACAACCCAAAATTGCTTGCAGGATTTCTGTTTCCAAATTCGTCGAAGAATGTTCAACTGCTCATAACTCTTTCGATTTAACTCAAAATAAAGATCCGTTCAAACCATCGTGCTAACCACAAATTTTTCAAGCAGGAACAAGTCTCAAAAAATTTTTATGACTTACCCATAAGTACTAGAAAAAATCATAATACCTATAGGCCTTGCAGTAAAAACTGCAACTTTGTTCTGAttgcaaaatttaattaaaaataacaaacgAACTCCAAACGACTTGAAATTTTCTAGTTTAGATCCTAACATATTCAAGAACATGTTCCAGTTTATAACcaattttttcaatctttggagAGCCTTGGATAAATTCCGAATTTCaacaatgaaaacaagaaaaacagttTTTGTTCTTCATCATGTTTCCAATAAAGTtgtctctgataccaattgttggaaATACGTATGCAAATCAAAACTTGTGTAGCAGAAGAAATCATATTCCTATGCCCAATAaaactttatgaagaacattTTGCTATTTCGACAAATAGCAAGAACAAGAATAACTTACTCGAAGATCTACGGCCACGCCTTGGCTATGAGCaaagaacttttctttttcttctccaagaACGCAATAGATTGTAACCAATAGATCGTCTCACCAATGACTTATTATCACCAAAAGAGTATGGGCTcttacttggctcttcaaatcttaaaatttTGCTCCTCACGAGCTAACACAATGAACTTAATAATTTGGGGTAACTTCACATTAGACCCCTGACACAATTTGTGAAGACCCCCCaatgttcaaaacctctcaatttggacccctgaactttcagttgcagtcaatttgaaccccttcatcagatttagccgttaacttctcacgacaatacctaaaaagaccaaaatatccttgaatttcattttttttttaagaaaaaaaaaagaaaaaagaaaaaaagacctGTGGGTCAGGCTAGACCCACGtgggtctggccgtgacccagcGTGGGTCTGCTGACCCACAGCTAGGTCCTGGCTAGACCCAGCTGTGGGTCTGTTAACCAGCGGTGGGTCTTTGGCCAAGACCCAGtgtgggtcacggccagacccgTGTGGGttaaaatttctcatttttaacgtttaaaatctaacagaagagtttaaattgactgtaattgaaagttcaggggttcaaattgagaggttttatacttttttttttgggggggggggggaggtaTTCAAATCGCATGGTAATTCATGgattaaagtgaagttacccctaatAATTTTCAGAAAGTTTATGAAAACTATGTATCAAGAGAACTTGATGGGATGATTTGAAAGCCTTaggctcttctctatttataggcttagcagGGGAGAGACTTTTTAGATCTTAGTAATGTGGGACAAGGAGCCAAAAAAGAGTCCAAGTAGGACAAGGAGAGAGGGGTGGACGGCTAGGGTTTCCCCTAGCCTCCACCCCC
It contains:
- the LOC132187893 gene encoding uncharacterized protein LOC132187893 encodes the protein MTKCYVLASMLNVIQHQLQDVNHAAYMMTILKEMFGEQSHATKLDTMITFLNTKMAKGTLVREHCLAMIVMLNTLEVLGVEIDGESQVDVILHSLPNSFNQLRLNMLMNKNESTLAKLMNELIAAEDILMSKVIVNYASRSGPKGLKKHKQLKPVGKPIVKRLKKVGDKCQILLLRENYGFHVRKANARKSHLGVKDRAQ